Proteins co-encoded in one Pseudomonas fluorescens genomic window:
- a CDS encoding sensor domain-containing diguanylate cyclase → MLGRNSQEPTANATRRTKTMKAGSTFRLTVSFMVVVVVAFLAVESWRTWRDYRSVFASARDSVTNLARATAQHAEDTIRQVDVLTVGLAERVEGDGLQNLDVARIHKLLVQQSKIMPQLHGLFIYGPDGHWIVTDKEVTPEMANNADRDYFQYHRTHEDRQVRIGQVVESRSTHDLIIPISRRLNNPDGSFAGVLLGTVKVSYFVDYYGDFRIDDKGALVLAMRDGTILVRRPFIASVVGKSLANSEIFKTYLPSSNEGIAQIRAVVDDTERLYGYRALTTYPLVVEAGLSKDSITAPWRRDLLKNGFVLIFLILVLAGFGLIVLSQLRQRIAMEREIRSAHQAMRDMALTDSLTGLGNRRRLDAALADEIRLARRQGSPLSLIMLDVDHFKRYNDRYGHAAGDDCLNAVGRALQQAVKRPGDLVVRYGGEEFTVLLPNTHNAGAIQVAEDILQTIRSLELEHTGHPLGYVTASAGITTRHPVDDSVTSAMLLKSADTCLYQAKRLGRNRWSSKDEPA, encoded by the coding sequence ATGCTCGGACGCAATTCTCAAGAGCCAACTGCAAACGCCACACGGCGCACTAAAACAATGAAGGCTGGCTCAACCTTTCGGCTGACTGTCAGCTTCATGGTGGTGGTGGTCGTGGCCTTTCTGGCAGTCGAGAGCTGGCGAACGTGGCGGGATTATCGTTCGGTATTTGCCTCCGCTCGGGATTCGGTGACCAACCTCGCTCGCGCCACGGCTCAGCACGCCGAAGACACCATTCGCCAAGTCGACGTGCTCACCGTCGGACTGGCGGAACGCGTCGAGGGTGACGGCCTGCAAAACCTCGACGTGGCGCGCATTCACAAGCTGCTGGTGCAGCAATCGAAGATCATGCCGCAGTTACATGGCCTGTTCATTTATGGCCCGGATGGCCACTGGATCGTGACCGACAAGGAAGTCACGCCGGAAATGGCCAACAACGCCGACCGCGATTACTTCCAGTACCACCGCACCCACGAGGATCGGCAAGTACGCATCGGTCAGGTGGTCGAGAGTCGCTCCACTCATGACTTGATCATTCCTATTTCCCGCCGCTTGAACAATCCTGACGGCTCGTTCGCGGGCGTGCTGCTGGGGACGGTCAAAGTCAGCTATTTCGTCGACTATTACGGTGACTTCCGCATCGATGACAAAGGCGCGCTGGTGCTGGCCATGCGCGATGGCACGATCCTGGTCCGCCGTCCCTTTATCGCATCGGTCGTGGGCAAGAGTCTGGCAAACAGCGAGATCTTCAAGACCTACCTGCCCAGCTCCAACGAGGGTATAGCCCAGATCCGGGCGGTAGTGGATGACACCGAGCGCTTGTACGGCTATCGCGCCTTGACCACCTATCCGCTGGTGGTCGAAGCGGGGTTATCCAAGGACTCGATCACCGCGCCATGGCGTCGGGATCTGCTGAAAAACGGCTTTGTGTTGATTTTTCTGATCCTGGTACTCGCCGGTTTCGGGCTGATTGTCCTGAGCCAGTTACGTCAGCGAATCGCGATGGAGCGGGAAATCCGCTCCGCTCATCAGGCTATGCGCGACATGGCACTGACCGACAGCCTCACAGGTCTCGGCAATCGCCGACGCCTGGATGCCGCGCTCGCGGATGAAATCCGTCTGGCCCGGCGTCAGGGTTCGCCGTTGTCATTGATCATGCTCGATGTCGATCACTTCAAACGCTACAACGACCGCTATGGACACGCCGCTGGCGACGATTGCCTCAACGCGGTCGGGCGCGCGCTACAGCAGGCGGTCAAACGCCCGGGAGACCTTGTTGTACGCTACGGCGGAGAGGAGTTCACCGTGTTGTTACCCAACACCCACAACGCTGGCGCCATACAGGTCGCCGAGGACATTCTTCAAACCATCCGCTCGCTGGAACTGGAACACACCGGGCATCCCTTGGGGTATGTGACTGCGAGCGCAGGGATTACCACACGCCACCCGGTTGACGACTCAGTGACGTCGGCCATGCTGTTGAAGTCGGCTGATACATGCCTTTATCAAGCGAAACGGCTGGGGCGAAATCGCTGGAGCTCCAAGGATGAGCCTGCGTGA
- the ycaC gene encoding isochorismate family cysteine hydrolase YcaC: MSTATYNRLNKDDAVVLLVDHQTGLISLVQDFSPNEFKNNVLALADLAKFFELPTILTTSFEQGPNGPLVPELKEMFPDAPYIARPGQINAWDNEDFVKAIKATGRKQIIIAGVVTDVCVAFPTLSALAEGFDVFVVTDASGTFNTTVQQAAWNRMTQAGAQMMNWFSVACELHRDWRNDIEGLGNLLSQRIPNYRNLMNGYAALTAQQK; this comes from the coding sequence ATGAGCACTGCAACCTACAACCGCCTGAACAAAGACGATGCCGTCGTTCTGCTGGTCGACCACCAGACCGGCCTGATTTCCCTGGTCCAGGACTTCTCGCCGAACGAGTTCAAGAACAACGTGCTGGCCTTGGCCGATCTGGCGAAGTTCTTCGAATTGCCAACCATCCTCACCACCAGCTTCGAACAAGGCCCGAACGGCCCGCTGGTACCGGAACTCAAGGAAATGTTCCCGGATGCGCCGTACATCGCTCGCCCTGGCCAGATCAATGCCTGGGATAACGAAGACTTCGTCAAGGCAATCAAGGCCACCGGTCGCAAGCAGATCATCATCGCCGGTGTCGTGACCGACGTGTGCGTGGCGTTCCCGACGCTGTCGGCACTGGCGGAAGGGTTTGACGTGTTTGTGGTGACCGACGCCTCCGGCACCTTCAACACCACCGTGCAGCAAGCCGCATGGAACCGCATGACCCAGGCTGGCGCACAAATGATGAACTGGTTCTCGGTGGCCTGTGAGTTGCACCGCGACTGGCGCAACGACATCGAAGGCTTGGGCAATCTGCTGTCCCAGCGGATTCCAAACTATCGCAACCTGATGAATGGCTATGCGGCGCTG